The Ruminococcus bovis genome includes a region encoding these proteins:
- a CDS encoding TnpV protein encodes MATKITYTQQGDYLLPDLKLPEQPKVEIGIWGKRHLQYIKQHHPIRYTNLLTTCKLTAYLVDIDEEATEMFDRLVKQIAEREGVTEQLKANNQMLWVARINNIRSRAMEIVNTELIFI; translated from the coding sequence ATGGCTACAAAGATTACATACACACAGCAGGGCGATTATTTACTGCCCGATTTGAAACTTCCCGAACAACCGAAGGTTGAAATTGGAATTTGGGGCAAACGCCATTTGCAGTATATTAAGCAGCATCATCCAATCAGATACACCAATCTGCTGACAACCTGTAAATTGACCGCCTATCTCGTCGATATTGATGAAGAAGCCACAGAGATGTTCGATAGGCTTGTCAAGCAGATTGCGGAGCGTGAAGGAGTGACGGAACAGCTTAAAGCTAACAATCAAATGCTGTGGGTTGCGAGAATTAACAATATCCGTAGCCGTGCAATGGAGATTGTAAATACGGAGTTAATTTTCATCTGA
- a CDS encoding recombinase family protein — protein MQSKKKRDKAGITALYCRLSRDDGVEGDSNSVANQKKLLKRYAKENGLTNTRYYVDDGYTGTNFERPGFQKMIEDIDLGYISTVIVKDLSRLGRRYDMVGYYMDTYFPDRDVRFIAVNDNIDSDEGESEIAPFKNVLNEFYARDISKKCRSSYRIRGSTGEPLAPPPYGYIKSPDNPKKWIIDPEAAQVVRDIFKMALEGKSNETIARILQERKVLIPMAYWREKGIRKGGKVTQPNKYKWCKTTVTKILTQQEYCGDIINFKTYSKSYKNKKRYDNPKENWVIFKDVHEPIISRDDFELVQTLVVKTKRRAPKQENGEKNMFCDFLYCADCGSKLWYHTNTTNKEIHYFSCSNYKKDTRGNCETRHYIRADAIEQVVMLELRRLAKYLESHEEEFAKLLAEKTNADMLAEQKTLETELNRATARNEMLTSLFAKTYEDNVSGKLSDEMYMELSHKYEVERLELKTKIFEYKERLAKISEMEQNKDDFLKAVRKFMEMDSLTAPMLRELIDHIDVYEKEGGKKNYTQRIVIYYRFVGYLELPSSEDENYKANTRKGVDVEYIPTAKSA, from the coding sequence TTGCAGTCGAAGAAGAAACGGGATAAGGCTGGCATTACCGCCTTGTACTGCCGCCTGTCCCGTGATGACGGCGTAGAAGGCGACAGTAACTCGGTCGCTAATCAAAAGAAATTGTTAAAACGTTACGCAAAGGAAAATGGGCTGACCAATACCCGATACTATGTTGATGATGGCTATACCGGTACAAATTTCGAGCGTCCCGGTTTTCAGAAGATGATCGAGGACATTGACCTCGGATATATTTCAACCGTGATTGTCAAAGATCTGTCCCGTCTCGGACGGCGGTACGATATGGTCGGATATTATATGGACACCTATTTCCCCGACAGAGATGTTCGGTTCATTGCCGTTAATGACAATATAGACAGCGATGAAGGCGAAAGCGAAATTGCGCCGTTCAAGAATGTACTGAATGAGTTTTACGCAAGGGACATCAGCAAGAAATGCCGCTCATCCTATCGCATTAGAGGCAGTACAGGCGAGCCGTTAGCTCCGCCGCCATATGGATATATCAAATCTCCCGATAATCCCAAGAAGTGGATCATTGATCCCGAAGCTGCGCAGGTCGTGCGTGATATCTTCAAAATGGCGCTTGAAGGCAAAAGCAATGAAACAATCGCACGTATTTTGCAGGAGCGCAAGGTACTAATTCCTATGGCGTATTGGCGAGAAAAAGGTATCCGAAAAGGCGGTAAGGTAACGCAGCCTAACAAATACAAGTGGTGCAAAACCACTGTTACCAAAATACTAACCCAACAGGAGTATTGCGGCGATATCATCAACTTCAAGACGTATTCTAAATCCTATAAGAATAAGAAACGTTACGACAACCCAAAAGAGAATTGGGTAATCTTCAAGGACGTTCACGAGCCAATTATTAGCCGTGATGATTTTGAGTTGGTGCAGACGCTTGTCGTAAAGACAAAGCGCCGTGCTCCTAAACAAGAAAACGGCGAGAAGAATATGTTTTGTGATTTTCTCTACTGTGCCGATTGCGGCAGCAAATTATGGTATCACACGAATACTACCAACAAGGAAATCCATTATTTCAGCTGTTCCAACTATAAGAAGGATACCCGTGGGAATTGCGAAACCCGCCATTATATCCGAGCCGATGCCATTGAGCAGGTAGTGATGTTAGAACTTCGCCGTTTAGCAAAGTATTTGGAATCTCACGAGGAAGAATTTGCAAAGCTTCTTGCCGAGAAAACTAACGCCGATATGTTGGCGGAGCAGAAAACCTTGGAAACAGAGCTCAATCGGGCAACCGCTCGAAATGAAATGCTCACTTCTCTTTTCGCAAAAACCTACGAGGACAATGTATCCGGCAAGTTGAGCGATGAGATGTATATGGAGCTGTCGCACAAATATGAGGTTGAACGCCTTGAACTGAAAACAAAGATTTTTGAGTACAAGGAACGCCTTGCCAAAATCAGCGAAATGGAGCAAAACAAGGACGATTTCCTTAAAGCTGTCAGAAAGTTTATGGAGATGGATTCACTGACAGCACCAATGCTCCGTGAGCTTATTGACCACATTGATGTGTACGAAAAAGAAGGCGGCAAAAAGAACTACACTCAACGCATTGTGATCTATTATCGTTTTGTCGGCTACTTGGAGCTACCGTCATCAGAAGACGAGAACTACAAAGCCAACACCCGAAAAGGCGTAGACGTGGAGTATATCCCCACAGCTAAATCCGCATAA
- a CDS encoding ParB/RepB/Spo0J family partition protein: MTNISINKLHEFRDHPYQVLDNDEMNNLITSVQQQGIMTPLIVRPLENTTDEYEIISGHRRFRAAQKAGLAEVPAFIRPVSRDEAAIMLVDSNLHREHILPSEKAYAYKLKADALNHQGKRTDLTSEQFAPKLSTELIAEQEGTSKDTVKRYIRLTKLIPDILKMVDEQRIAFSVGVELSYLTEYEQKDLFEAIELEDKTPSLSQAIQMKKLSQAGKLDSETISRIISEEKPNQREKISFQLDELSKYFPKKYTPQDIYKRLLKLAQDDYRRRQRNRGER; this comes from the coding sequence ATGACCAATATATCAATCAACAAATTACACGAATTCAGAGACCACCCGTATCAGGTGCTCGACAATGATGAAATGAACAATCTTATAACGAGCGTTCAGCAGCAGGGCATTATGACGCCGCTGATCGTCCGCCCGTTGGAAAACACGACCGACGAATACGAAATCATATCCGGACACCGCCGCTTCCGTGCGGCGCAGAAGGCAGGGCTTGCAGAAGTTCCTGCCTTTATTCGTCCCGTCAGCCGTGACGAAGCGGCGATTATGCTGGTGGACAGTAATCTCCACAGGGAGCATATTCTTCCGAGCGAGAAAGCCTATGCTTACAAGTTGAAAGCAGACGCGCTCAATCATCAAGGTAAGCGTACTGATCTTACTTCGGAGCAATTTGCACCGAAGTTATCGACTGAGCTGATTGCCGAACAGGAGGGAACCAGCAAAGATACAGTAAAACGCTATATCCGTCTAACTAAGCTCATCCCCGATATTCTCAAAATGGTAGATGAACAGCGCATAGCCTTTTCTGTCGGCGTGGAGCTATCCTATCTAACCGAATATGAGCAGAAGGATTTGTTTGAAGCAATAGAGTTGGAGGACAAAACGCCTTCGCTCTCACAAGCAATCCAAATGAAGAAGCTCTCTCAGGCAGGTAAACTTGACAGCGAAACCATATCAAGAATCATATCCGAGGAAAAACCGAATCAGCGTGAGAAAATCAGTTTCCAGCTCGATGAACTAAGCAAGTATTTCCCGAAGAAATACACACCACAGGATATTTACAAGCGCTTACTCAAATTAGCGCAGGACGATTATAGGCGCAGGCAGCGCAACAGGGGGGAACGATAA
- a CDS encoding relaxase/mobilization nuclease domain-containing protein, with amino-acid sequence MATTGFWPVKVRLKDVINYAENPDKTIERKYLDDDLAATLNYVENSDKTDQTMYVSGINCSKKRAYEQMMTTKRRYGKLGGNVAYHGYQSFQAGEVTPEEAHRIGIETAKRMWGDDYEIVVTTHLNTANLHNHIVVNSVSFRTGRKFENHISDHYKLREISDEVCREHGKSVIENSPFYGGDKAYWVRKSGRVPHKDMLRHDVDEALACTIKPFDFELYLRSLGYQFVRNFKYQHPSVIAPDWRKPVRLSSLGKDYSREAILGRLQSQREDKYFVDFYSYTPKSYYQRQPLIVRIRDFEKRTEPDVITALFDLIITIAKLITGNNVQKRDYRPVSPELRAEIRNLDRTLAEYHFLRDHNVECAEDFVSCRKEIAEQIKAYETERQHIRNRIRRAKTPEENNSLKEQCREITKKLTPLRKQLIICERIENKVPRLRALIEQEKQLEQGRYKYKYYHQNKTKQRSYER; translated from the coding sequence GTGGCAACAACAGGCTTCTGGCCCGTCAAGGTACGGCTAAAAGATGTTATCAATTACGCTGAAAATCCTGATAAAACTATCGAGCGCAAATATCTTGATGATGACTTAGCCGCTACCCTCAATTACGTTGAGAATAGCGACAAAACCGACCAAACAATGTACGTCAGCGGTATCAACTGCTCGAAGAAACGAGCCTATGAACAGATGATGACCACAAAGCGGCGTTACGGTAAACTTGGCGGCAATGTTGCGTATCACGGTTATCAGAGCTTTCAGGCTGGAGAAGTCACACCCGAAGAAGCGCACCGTATCGGCATTGAAACCGCCAAGCGTATGTGGGGCGATGACTATGAGATAGTTGTGACGACACATTTGAATACGGCAAACCTACACAATCATATCGTCGTAAACAGTGTATCGTTCCGCACCGGACGGAAGTTTGAAAATCATATTTCCGACCATTACAAGCTGCGTGAAATTTCAGACGAGGTCTGCCGTGAGCACGGGAAATCCGTGATCGAAAACTCTCCGTTCTACGGCGGCGACAAGGCGTATTGGGTACGCAAGAGCGGACGAGTACCACACAAAGATATGCTGCGTCACGATGTTGATGAAGCATTAGCCTGTACGATCAAGCCGTTTGATTTTGAATTATATCTGCGGTCGCTCGGCTATCAGTTTGTCCGAAATTTCAAATATCAGCATCCTTCCGTAATCGCTCCCGACTGGCGGAAACCTGTCAGATTAAGCAGTCTCGGCAAGGATTACTCCAGAGAAGCGATACTCGGGCGACTGCAATCTCAGCGTGAGGATAAATACTTTGTGGATTTCTATTCCTATACTCCGAAATCGTATTATCAGCGCCAGCCGCTTATAGTGAGAATCAGAGATTTTGAGAAAAGAACAGAGCCCGATGTTATCACGGCACTTTTCGACCTGATTATCACGATAGCAAAGCTTATCACGGGCAACAACGTGCAAAAGCGTGATTACCGTCCGGTATCACCAGAGCTGCGGGCAGAAATCAGAAATCTTGACCGAACGCTTGCGGAATATCATTTCCTCCGTGACCACAATGTGGAATGCGCAGAGGATTTTGTATCTTGCAGAAAAGAAATCGCTGAGCAAATCAAAGCCTATGAAACCGAGCGGCAGCATATCCGTAACCGAATACGCAGAGCGAAAACACCCGAAGAAAATAATTCTCTAAAAGAACAATGCAGAGAAATCACAAAGAAGCTAACACCCTTGCGCAAGCAGCTCATCATCTGCGAGCGCATTGAAAACAAAGTGCCTCGACTCCGTGCTTTGATCGAACAGGAAAAGCAGCTGGAGCAAGGCAGATACAAGTACAAATATTATCACCAAAATAAAACGAAACAAAGGAGTTATGAACGATGA
- a CDS encoding plasmid mobilization protein yields the protein MNDKKARIELRVTQSEKKKIAKLAESCGLSQSEYVRQRTLGYAPRTVLPDVFFHFYQMLCRLCDEVADKVSPDTERKLIETVDEIQQQLLLPEKSTAKQICKEVTTWQQQASGPSRYG from the coding sequence TTGAACGATAAAAAAGCAAGAATCGAGCTGCGTGTTACGCAGTCCGAGAAAAAGAAGATAGCCAAGCTCGCCGAGAGCTGCGGCTTATCTCAGTCCGAATATGTCAGACAAAGGACATTGGGGTATGCGCCGAGGACGGTGCTGCCTGATGTCTTTTTTCATTTCTATCAAATGCTCTGCCGCTTATGTGATGAAGTCGCTGACAAGGTTTCGCCCGATACAGAGCGAAAGCTGATTGAAACAGTTGATGAAATCCAACAACAGTTGCTTTTGCCCGAAAAATCTACCGCCAAGCAAATCTGTAAGGAGGTAACGACGTGGCAACAACAGGCTTCTGGCCCGTCAAGGTACGGCTAA
- a CDS encoding ParM/StbA family protein, producing MKTLNDFTIIGIDHGYGNIKTANCCFQTGVIKSDIEPPFTNDLLVWDNKYYSIGVGHKEFTADKFTDEDYYIFTLAAIARELNRERVTDAKVYIAAGLPLTWVTRQKEDFKKYLLQHRTIDFNFRRTNYHIEIIGADVFPQGFAAIAERLGEFKGTTMLCDIGNGTMNLLKISDRKPDMLNMFTEKYGVYQCTIAVREAMMREHHTNLDESIITEVLKKGTADIDGEYLDTIITSAKVYTAEIFRKLREHDYNPKLMKLYVVGGGGCLVRHFGEYDKDRVFINSDICATAKGYEYIAYTKLNKNGGAV from the coding sequence ATGAAAACACTAAACGATTTTACGATTATCGGTATCGACCACGGTTACGGCAATATCAAAACCGCTAACTGCTGTTTCCAGACAGGCGTAATCAAAAGTGATATCGAGCCGCCGTTCACCAACGACCTGCTCGTTTGGGATAACAAGTATTATTCCATCGGCGTTGGTCACAAGGAATTTACGGCGGACAAATTTACTGACGAGGATTACTATATTTTCACGCTCGCCGCTATTGCCCGTGAGCTCAACCGTGAGCGTGTTACAGACGCAAAGGTATATATAGCCGCCGGGCTTCCGCTGACTTGGGTAACACGTCAGAAGGAGGATTTCAAGAAATATCTGCTCCAACACCGGACGATTGATTTCAATTTCCGCAGGACTAATTATCATATCGAGATAATCGGCGCTGATGTGTTTCCGCAGGGCTTTGCGGCGATAGCCGAAAGACTCGGAGAATTCAAGGGAACGACAATGCTCTGCGACATCGGCAACGGTACAATGAATCTTTTAAAGATTTCCGACCGCAAGCCAGATATGCTCAATATGTTCACCGAGAAATACGGCGTGTATCAATGCACCATCGCTGTCCGTGAAGCGATGATGAGAGAGCACCACACCAACCTTGACGAGAGTATAATTACCGAAGTCCTCAAGAAAGGCACAGCGGATATCGACGGGGAATATCTTGATACGATTATTACGTCGGCAAAAGTCTATACCGCTGAGATATTCCGCAAGCTCCGTGAGCACGATTACAACCCAAAGCTGATGAAGCTGTATGTTGTCGGTGGCGGCGGTTGTTTAGTTCGTCATTTCGGAGAGTATGACAAAGACAGAGTATTCATTAATTCCGACATCTGCGCTACGGCAAAGGGCTATGAGTATATCGCCTACACAAAGCTCAATAAGAACGGCGGTGCGGTATGA
- a CDS encoding cysteine-rich VLP protein, whose product MVLKITEELSDRVNRIVRHSCCNCIDDNCLLLDDGEEHSCVQLISKYGIYCNYLLKCVLPAFPKLYGDILAYNEKLKG is encoded by the coding sequence ATGGTACTGAAAATTACCGAAGAGCTGTCCGACAGAGTAAACCGCATTGTTCGTCATTCGTGCTGCAACTGCATTGATGACAACTGCCTGTTGCTCGACGACGGCGAAGAACACAGCTGTGTGCAGCTGATCAGTAAGTATGGCATATACTGCAACTATCTTTTGAAATGTGTATTGCCTGCTTTCCCAAAACTCTATGGCGACATACTCGCCTACAACGAAAAACTGAAAGGATGA
- a CDS encoding DUF6076 domain-containing protein, protein MEKISFFSADFRDGRIRIGNKTYPAGTFATHLLNQYYNDDTAARLAVYKQYSWHLYDTISVGYLDNNDVLRSGWEIQQILKTLPKLQPFTKLDVEAERIRISELFTEDNASFIREYFNAKAQILAMGINESALDLLPIEIDKVQQKTADNLLNDMITTLTFYDRISNDMREAFEGLTEFCDRLDEAERFDEAHLLPIALDIFGNEKLDVTSEYVAMRKTAKSKTMVTARRMFFDNYYSFVLTDFFEGLRYGHYPRRCPICKRYFLMTSARRQVYCNGNAPYTLKGKPITCRKYAARMKEKELSEGNPINPIYKSRCSAIRVEQKRSTITAEFAAMALKIAKEYWQKAKYDDSYANGQFKIDMKRENLYKETDRRIKQK, encoded by the coding sequence ATGGAAAAAATCAGTTTTTTCAGCGCCGATTTTCGTGACGGAAGAATACGGATCGGCAACAAAACTTACCCTGCTGGTACGTTCGCTACACACCTTTTGAATCAATATTATAATGATGATACGGCGGCTCGGTTGGCTGTATACAAACAATACAGCTGGCATTTATACGATACAATCTCTGTCGGTTATCTTGATAACAATGATGTTTTACGCTCCGGGTGGGAGATCCAACAAATCTTAAAAACCTTGCCCAAGCTGCAACCGTTCACTAAGCTGGATGTTGAAGCAGAGCGTATTAGAATATCTGAACTTTTTACAGAGGATAACGCAAGCTTTATCCGAGAGTATTTCAATGCAAAGGCTCAAATATTAGCGATGGGAATCAATGAATCTGCTTTGGATTTGCTCCCGATTGAAATAGATAAAGTTCAGCAAAAAACAGCGGACAACCTACTTAATGATATGATAACAACGCTGACTTTCTATGATCGTATCAGCAACGATATGAGGGAAGCATTTGAGGGCTTAACCGAGTTCTGCGACAGGCTTGATGAAGCGGAACGCTTCGATGAGGCACACCTATTACCGATTGCGCTGGACATATTCGGCAACGAAAAGCTTGATGTAACATCCGAGTACGTCGCAATGCGAAAGACAGCTAAAAGCAAAACGATGGTTACGGCGAGAAGGATGTTTTTTGATAATTACTACAGCTTTGTTCTGACGGATTTCTTCGAGGGCTTGCGCTACGGTCATTATCCGAGAAGGTGTCCAATCTGCAAGCGATATTTCCTGATGACTTCTGCACGGCGGCAAGTGTATTGCAATGGAAACGCCCCATACACACTGAAAGGCAAGCCCATTACTTGCCGAAAATATGCGGCGAGGATGAAGGAAAAGGAACTTTCCGAAGGCAATCCTATCAATCCTATTTACAAAAGCCGCTGTTCTGCGATTCGTGTGGAACAAAAAAGAAGCACCATCACAGCAGAGTTTGCTGCAATGGCGCTGAAGATTGCGAAAGAGTATTGGCAAAAGGCGAAGTATGATGACAGTTACGCTAACGGTCAATTCAAAATTGATATGAAGCGTGAGAATTTGTACAAAGAAACGGACAGGAGAATCAAGCAAAAGTGA
- a CDS encoding GmrSD restriction endonuclease domain-containing protein translates to MASTLFKNVPSKVGDIINDVMTGRIGLPDLQRPFVWRDNKVRELLDSMIKGYPIGYIMLWESPNNYETKKSGIGSNEKTYDEPKELVIDGQQRLTALVAAMYGVKVKDKNFKEREIKISYNPLTKEFAVWSSAYERDTEWLSKISDVFIADKNHSVISLRKKFIKEANEGRTKKNLPELTDEEEESVEQNINELLNLSQYSLPTLEINYNADEEDVADIFVRVNSGGQSLTENNFIQTLISVYENETSDQINDFCEKSRIPADNTSYNNILAVEPSHLIRMAVGVGFRRARLRYAYMLLRGKNLETGVFSDEERQANLDKFKEALNRVMNLNNWHAFINIIAEAGYISNKLIASANAVVFSYVLFLIAKYDYKLDAMNLKKIISKWFFMSAITYFYTGSTESEVERQFADLRTVNNADEFIKYIDGVIATRFTDDYFEYTLPNELNTAASISPSWNGYIASQIVLNSNMLFSNTPISKYFILGASGTKNAIDKHHIFPKHYLTNIGFTSDRERNQLANFTYLDYATNIDISDKPPIEYVSDYRNKLGEDGYKKACEEHALPENFENMEYNEFLAVRRQLMSAVVKRAFKELCK, encoded by the coding sequence ATGGCATCTACTCTTTTCAAAAATGTTCCAAGCAAAGTCGGAGACATCATAAATGATGTTATGACAGGCAGAATCGGTCTGCCTGACCTTCAACGCCCTTTTGTTTGGAGAGATAATAAAGTTAGAGAGTTACTTGACTCTATGATAAAAGGATATCCTATCGGCTATATTATGCTGTGGGAATCTCCAAATAATTATGAAACGAAGAAAAGCGGAATCGGTTCTAATGAAAAAACCTATGACGAACCGAAAGAATTAGTTATTGACGGGCAGCAAAGATTAACGGCATTAGTAGCCGCTATGTATGGCGTTAAGGTAAAAGATAAGAATTTCAAAGAACGTGAAATCAAAATCTCCTATAATCCCTTGACAAAGGAATTTGCTGTATGGTCTTCTGCTTACGAGCGTGATACTGAGTGGTTGTCTAAAATATCAGATGTATTTATAGCAGATAAAAACCATTCTGTAATTTCACTTCGCAAAAAATTCATCAAAGAAGCTAACGAAGGCAGAACAAAAAAGAATTTACCTGAGTTAACGGACGAAGAAGAAGAGTCAGTTGAGCAGAACATTAATGAGCTTTTGAATCTGTCGCAATATTCTTTGCCAACATTAGAGATAAACTACAATGCAGATGAAGAAGATGTTGCGGATATATTTGTTCGTGTCAACTCCGGCGGACAAAGTTTGACAGAGAACAATTTTATTCAAACTCTTATCTCTGTTTACGAAAACGAAACCAGCGATCAAATCAATGATTTTTGTGAGAAATCCCGTATTCCTGCTGATAATACATCTTACAATAATATCTTAGCAGTTGAACCTTCTCACTTAATTAGAATGGCTGTTGGTGTAGGTTTCAGACGAGCAAGGTTAAGATACGCTTATATGCTTTTGCGTGGTAAGAACTTAGAAACCGGTGTATTTTCCGATGAAGAACGCCAAGCGAATCTTGACAAATTTAAGGAAGCTCTTAATCGAGTTATGAACTTAAATAACTGGCACGCTTTTATCAACATTATCGCTGAAGCGGGATATATTAGCAATAAATTGATTGCATCGGCAAACGCAGTTGTATTTAGCTATGTTCTGTTTCTTATTGCTAAGTACGATTACAAGTTGGATGCGATGAATCTGAAAAAGATAATTAGTAAATGGTTCTTTATGAGTGCTATCACTTATTTCTATACAGGTTCAACCGAAAGTGAAGTGGAACGTCAGTTTGCTGATTTGAGAACCGTTAATAATGCAGATGAGTTTATCAAATATATTGACGGAGTAATTGCAACACGATTCACCGATGACTATTTTGAATACACTCTTCCAAATGAATTGAATACAGCGGCAAGCATTTCTCCTTCTTGGAATGGATATATTGCCTCTCAAATTGTACTGAATTCCAATATGCTGTTTAGCAATACTCCTATTTCAAAATATTTTATTCTTGGTGCAAGCGGAACTAAAAACGCCATAGATAAGCACCATATTTTCCCCAAGCATTATCTTACAAATATTGGCTTTACCAGCGATCGTGAACGCAACCAGTTGGCAAACTTTACTTATCTGGACTATGCTACAAACATTGATATTTCCGATAAGCCGCCGATTGAGTATGTGAGTGATTACAGAAACAAACTGGGTGAAGACGGATATAAGAAAGCTTGTGAAGAGCACGCTTTGCCGGAAAACTTTGAAAATATGGAATATAACGAGTTTTTAGCAGTGCGCAGACAGCTTATGTCAGCTGTAGTAAAACGTGCTTTCAAAGAACTGTGTAAATAA
- a CDS encoding N-6 DNA methylase: protein MARKKAEEKLNLDAILFKCRDILRNARNSGSFFEKRDMMLTLVFLRFIGEKYEDGIERLRQDLIAQGLDPEDEDIKAAFFDDPTFTDGTYNLPKDAQWATIINTPAPQLNKVLDNALKVLSDSDKQLKGCFIKGTFTTRNLAANDIKKLVDEVNKISHKAFGEEKDLIGHCYEYFLKEFAVNATKEEGEFYTPHDVVELIATMIEPFDGTLYESKTQNLIQINDCPLRGVA from the coding sequence ATGGCACGAAAAAAAGCAGAAGAAAAACTGAATTTGGATGCGATACTGTTTAAGTGTCGTGATATTCTTCGTAATGCGCGCAACTCCGGTTCTTTCTTTGAGAAGCGTGATATGATGCTGACGCTGGTATTCCTGCGTTTTATCGGAGAAAAGTATGAGGACGGAATTGAAAGGCTTCGACAGGATTTAATAGCACAGGGACTTGATCCTGAAGATGAAGATATCAAAGCGGCATTTTTTGATGACCCGACATTTACCGACGGAACCTATAACCTACCAAAAGACGCACAGTGGGCGACCATTATCAATACGCCTGCTCCACAGCTGAACAAAGTATTGGATAACGCACTGAAAGTTTTGTCTGACAGCGACAAGCAGCTTAAGGGATGTTTTATAAAAGGAACGTTCACAACCAGAAATCTTGCCGCAAATGATATAAAAAAGCTTGTTGATGAAGTTAATAAAATCAGCCACAAAGCATTTGGCGAGGAAAAAGACCTTATCGGTCATTGTTATGAATACTTTCTCAAAGAATTTGCCGTTAATGCCACCAAAGAAGAGGGCGAATTCTATACACCTCACGATGTTGTTGAATTGATTGCCACAATGATCGAACCGTTTGACGGTACGTTATATGAAAGCAAGACGCAAAATTTGATACAAATTAACGATTGCCCTCTCAGGGGTGTCGCATAG
- a CDS encoding cytochrome C, producing MATITKKQMEEYERLRRDRDNGRVLTPDGLRLICAAYENDPEKIGIHMLEMLAKFRNEGIID from the coding sequence ATGGCAACGATTACAAAGAAGCAGATGGAGGAATATGAACGTCTGCGCCGGGATCGGGACAATGGACGTGTGCTTACACCAGACGGCCTGCGGCTCATCTGTGCGGCGTATGAAAATGATCCTGAGAAGATCGGCATCCACATGTTAGAAATGCTGGCGAAGTTCAGGAATGAAGGTATAATTGACTAA
- a CDS encoding CPBP family intramembrane glutamic endopeptidase: MEKETRNSIILFLILSFVPMWVFSYIYYIMKSDTILLVMMLLPAVASVITRVVRNEGFERMLLRPHLRRNLKWYFTAYFAPPFIAYFGAAVYFLIFGSDFSPLQSAFAIQESIISTSELLKTLCILIPLAIIVNPIMGMIQCFGEELGWRGYLLPKIGEKLSPLSASIFTGVIWGLWHAPIIAMGYNYGTNNPIAGIFAMTVFCTVLGIISGFLTYKVRSIWPAVLFHASINGMDRWAPSTLFMSKKPNMFLGPDLLGFIGGLGFIIIDVVLIMNMRKWKKGEI; this comes from the coding sequence ATGGAAAAAGAGACAAGAAACAGTATCATTTTGTTTTTGATATTATCTTTCGTACCGATGTGGGTGTTTAGCTACATTTATTACATTATGAAATCTGATACTATCCTCTTGGTAATGATGCTGTTACCAGCGGTTGCTTCTGTAATTACCAGAGTCGTCAGAAATGAGGGCTTTGAAAGAATGCTGCTTCGCCCTCATTTAAGGAGAAACTTAAAGTGGTATTTCACAGCATATTTTGCTCCGCCTTTTATCGCTTATTTCGGCGCAGCGGTATATTTCCTTATCTTTGGAAGTGACTTTTCGCCATTGCAATCTGCTTTTGCAATACAGGAATCAATCATATCGACTAGCGAATTATTGAAAACGCTGTGCATTTTGATTCCTCTTGCAATCATAGTGAATCCTATTATGGGAATGATACAATGTTTTGGCGAGGAGTTGGGATGGCGAGGGTATCTGCTACCAAAAATCGGAGAAAAACTTTCTCCACTTTCTGCATCTATTTTTACTGGAGTGATTTGGGGACTGTGGCACGCACCGATTATAGCAATGGGCTATAATTACGGCACAAATAATCCGATTGCCGGTATTTTTGCAATGACAGTTTTCTGTACTGTTTTGGGGATTATATCTGGATTTTTGACCTATAAAGTGCGCTCTATATGGCCTGCTGTTTTGTTTCACGCCTCTATAAATGGAATGGATCGTTGGGCTCCATCTACGCTTTTTATGTCTAAAAAACCAAATATGTTTTTGGGGCCAGATCTTTTGGGCTTTATCGGTGGACTCGGTTTCATAATTATAGATGTGGTCTTAATTATGAATATGAGAAAATGGAAGAAAGGTGAGATTTAA